The Canis lupus dingo isolate Sandy chromosome 11, ASM325472v2, whole genome shotgun sequence genome includes a region encoding these proteins:
- the STOML2 gene encoding stomatin-like protein 2, mitochondrial isoform X1: MLARAARGTGALLLRGSTQASGRAPRRTSSGLPRNTVVLFVPQQEAWVVERMGRFHRILEPGLNILIPVLDRIRYVQSLKEIVINVPEQSAVTLDNVTLQIDGVLYLRIMDPYKASYGVEDPEYAVTQLAQTTMRSELGKLSLDKVFRERESLNASIVDAINQAADCWGIRCLRYEIKDIHVPPRVKESMQMQVEAERRKRATVLESEGTRESAINVAEGKKQAQILASEAEKAEQINQAAGEASAVLAKAKAKAEAIRILAAALTQHNGDAAASLTVAEQYVSAFSKLAKDSNTILLPSNPGDVTSMVAQAMGVYGALTKAPVPGAQDSVSSGSSRDVQGTDASLDEEFDRVKLS, from the exons ATGCTGGCGCGCGCGGCGCGGGGGACTGGGGCCCTTTTGCTGAGG GGCTCCACACAGGCCTCTGGTCGTGCTCCGCGTCGCACCTCCTCTGGATTGCCCCGAAACACCGTGGTACTGTTTGTGCCGCAGCAGGAGGCTTGGGTGGTGGAGCGAATGGGCCGATTCCATCGGATCCTGGAGCCT GGCTTGAACATCCTCATCCCTGTGTTAGACCGGATCCGATATGTGCAGAGTCTCAAGGAAATTGTCATCAACGTGCCTGAGCAGTCGGCTGTGACTCTCG ACAATGTAACTCTACAAATTGATGGAGTCCTTTATCTACGTATCATGGACCCTTACAAG GCAAGCTATGGTGTGGAGGACCCTGAGTATGCTGTCACACAGCTAGCTCAGACAACCATGAGATCAGAGCTTGGCAAACTCTCTCTGGACAAAGTCTTCCGG GAGCGGGAGTCCCTGAATGCTAGCATTGTGGATGCCATCAATCAGGCTGCTGACTGCTGGGGCATTCGCTGCCTCCGTTATGAGATCAAGGATATCCATGTGCCACCCCGGGTGAAAGAGTCCATGCAGATGCAG gtggaggcagagaggcgGAAACGGGCTACAGTTCTAGAGTCTGAGGGGACCCGAGAGTCAGCCATCAACGTggcagaggggaagaagcaggcacaGATCCTGGCCTCCGAGGCGGAAAAGGCTGAACAAATAAATCAGGCAGCAG GAGAGGCCAGTGCAGTTTTGGCCAAGGCCAAGGCTAAGGCTGAAGCTATTCGGATCCTGGCTGCAGCTCTGACACAACAT AATGGAGATGCAGCAGCCTCGCTGACTGTGGCTGAGCAGTATGTCAGTGCGTTCTCCAAACTGGCCAAGGACTCCAACACTATCCTGCTGCCTTCCAACCCCGGCGATGTCACCAGTATGGTAGCTCAG GCCATGGGTGTGTATGGGGCCCTCACCAAAGCCCCAGTGCCAGGGGCCCAGGACTCAGTCTCCAGTGGGAGCAGCAGAGATGTCCAGGGCACAGATGCAAGTCTTGATGAGGAATTTGATCGAGTCAAACTGAGTTAA
- the ATOSB gene encoding protein FAM214B — translation MRHVQAEPSPSSEPEAGPSQPAVRQGAFQGGLLMGYSPAGGATSPGVYQVSIFSPPAGASEPHRALKRPAPPTEVPRELKRGPGLGAREGLPPEEPVRLLGPEGLGLGLGVTSQHFCHHGLCVVEQGGSSTSPWTSGAQSTPCPPSNASCNSLHTRDWASPDPGGQGSLGESPGPAPLGQLHTFDTDLHSLAQIGGKSPVAGVGNGGSPWPRESPGTANGHSPEHTPPGPGPPGPCPTKRRLLPAGEALDVSSEDEGPAPRRRRGTLGHPSAANSSDAKATPFWSHLLPGPKEPVLDPTDCSPMGRRLKGARRLKLSSLRSLRKGPGLLSPPSASPVPTPAVSRTLLGNFEESLLRGRFAPSGHIEGFTAEIGASGSYCPQHVTLPVTVTFFDVSEQNAPAPFLGVVDLNPLGRKGYSVPKVGTIQVTLFNPNQTVVKMFLVTFDFSDMPAAHMTFLRHRLFLVPVGEEGNASPTCRLLCYLLHLRFRSSRSGRLSLHGDIRLLFSRRSLELDTGLPYELQAVTESPHNPRYSPLP, via the exons ATGCGCCACGTGCAGGCGGAGCCGTCTCCATCCTCAGAACCAGAGGCTGGCCCTTCGCAGCCTGCAGTCAGGCAGGGGGCCTTCCAGGGTGGTCTGCTCATGGGCTACAGCCCAGCAGGGGGGGCGACATCCCCCGGGGTCTACCAGGTATCCATCTTTTCCCCTCCAGCTGGTGCCTCTGAGCCTCATAGGGCCCTGAAACGACCAGCCCCACCCACCGAGGTTCCCAGGGAGCTGAAgagaggccctgggctgggggccagAGAGGGACTACCCCCTGAAGAACCTGTGAGGCTACTAGGCCCAGAGGGACTGGGGCTGGGACTGGGTGTGACCAGCCAGCACTTCTGCCATCATGGCCTCTGTGTTGTGGAACAGGGAGGTAGCTCCACCTCACCTTGGACTTCAGGGGCCCAGAGTACCCCTTGTCCCCCATCAAATGCTTCCTGCAATAGTTTGCACACCAGAGACTGGGCTTCCCCAGATCCAGGGGGACAGGGGTCCTTGGGGGAGTCCCCAGGGCCAGCCCCTCTGGGCCAGCTGCACACATTTGACACTGATTTGCACAGTCTTGCACAAATAGGGGGCAAGAGCCCAGTGGCTGGGGTGGGCAATGGGGGCAGCCCTTGGCCTAGGGAGTCCCCTGGCACTGCCAATGGGCATAGTCCCGAGCACACACCCCCTGGCCCTGGAcctccaggcccctgccccaccaAGCGAAGGCTGCTTCCTGCTGGAGAAGCCCTGGATGTCAGCTCTGAGGATGAGGGGCCAGCCCCTCGGAGGCGCCGGGGAACCCTGGGCCACCCTTCTGCTGCCAACAGTTCTGATGCCAAAGCCACACCCTTCTGGAGCCATCTGCTGCCTGGGCCTAAGGAGCCTGTGCTG GACCCAACAGACTGCAGTCCCATGGGGCGGAGGCTGAAAGGTGCCCGTCGCCTGAAGCT GAGCTCCCTTCGAAGCCTCCGGAAGGGGCCAGgcctgctgagcccccccagtGCCTCCCCTGTTCCTACCCCTGCTGTCAGCCGTACCCTGCTGGGCAACTTTGAG GAATCATTGCTGCGAGGACGCTTTGCACCATCTGGCCACATTGAGGGCTTCACAGCAGAGATTGGAGCTAGTGGATCCTACTGCCCCCAGCATGTCACGCTGCCTGTCACTGTCACCTTCTTTGATGTTTCTGAGCAAAATGCCCCGGCCCCCTTCCTG GGTGTCGTGGACCTGAACCCCCTGGGGAGGAAGGGTTACAGCGTGCCCAAGGTGGGCACCATCCAAGTG ACCTTATTTAACCCCAACCAGACTGTGGTGAAGATGTTCCTCGTGACTTTTGACTTCTCGGACATGCCTGCTGCCCATATGACCTTCCTGCGCCATCGCCTCTTTTTGGTGCCTGTGGGTGAGGAGGGAAATGCTAGCCCCACCTGCCGCCTCCTCTGCTACTTGCTGCACCTCAG GTTCCGGAGCTCCCGTTCAGGCCGCTTAAGCCTGCATGGAGACATCCGCCTGCTTTTTTCCCGCCGGAGCCTGGAACTGGACACAGGGCTCCCCTATGAACTGCAGGCAGTGACTGAGTCCCCTCACAATCCACGTTATTCACCTTTGCCCTGA
- the STOML2 gene encoding stomatin-like protein 2, mitochondrial isoform X2, whose translation MLARAARGTGALLLRGSTQASGRAPRRTSSGLPRNTVVLFVPQQEAWVVERMGRFHRILEPGLNILIPVLDRIRYVQSLKEIVINVPEQSAVTLDNVTLQIDGVLYLRIMDPYKASYGVEDPEYAVTQLAQTTMRSELGKLSLDKVFRERESLNASIVDAINQAADCWGIRCLRYEIKDIHVPPRVKESMQMQVEAERRKRATVLESEGTRESAINVAEGKKQAQILASEAEKAEQINQAAGEASAVLAKAKAKAEAIRILAAALTQHAMGVYGALTKAPVPGAQDSVSSGSSRDVQGTDASLDEEFDRVKLS comes from the exons ATGCTGGCGCGCGCGGCGCGGGGGACTGGGGCCCTTTTGCTGAGG GGCTCCACACAGGCCTCTGGTCGTGCTCCGCGTCGCACCTCCTCTGGATTGCCCCGAAACACCGTGGTACTGTTTGTGCCGCAGCAGGAGGCTTGGGTGGTGGAGCGAATGGGCCGATTCCATCGGATCCTGGAGCCT GGCTTGAACATCCTCATCCCTGTGTTAGACCGGATCCGATATGTGCAGAGTCTCAAGGAAATTGTCATCAACGTGCCTGAGCAGTCGGCTGTGACTCTCG ACAATGTAACTCTACAAATTGATGGAGTCCTTTATCTACGTATCATGGACCCTTACAAG GCAAGCTATGGTGTGGAGGACCCTGAGTATGCTGTCACACAGCTAGCTCAGACAACCATGAGATCAGAGCTTGGCAAACTCTCTCTGGACAAAGTCTTCCGG GAGCGGGAGTCCCTGAATGCTAGCATTGTGGATGCCATCAATCAGGCTGCTGACTGCTGGGGCATTCGCTGCCTCCGTTATGAGATCAAGGATATCCATGTGCCACCCCGGGTGAAAGAGTCCATGCAGATGCAG gtggaggcagagaggcgGAAACGGGCTACAGTTCTAGAGTCTGAGGGGACCCGAGAGTCAGCCATCAACGTggcagaggggaagaagcaggcacaGATCCTGGCCTCCGAGGCGGAAAAGGCTGAACAAATAAATCAGGCAGCAG GAGAGGCCAGTGCAGTTTTGGCCAAGGCCAAGGCTAAGGCTGAAGCTATTCGGATCCTGGCTGCAGCTCTGACACAACAT GCCATGGGTGTGTATGGGGCCCTCACCAAAGCCCCAGTGCCAGGGGCCCAGGACTCAGTCTCCAGTGGGAGCAGCAGAGATGTCCAGGGCACAGATGCAAGTCTTGATGAGGAATTTGATCGAGTCAAACTGAGTTAA